In Melitaea cinxia chromosome 4, ilMelCinx1.1, whole genome shotgun sequence, a single genomic region encodes these proteins:
- the LOC123670220 gene encoding NADH dehydrogenase [ubiquinone] 1 alpha subcomplex subunit 9, mitochondrial produces the protein MAPVALTGHLASKIIPKNGYMSVVYIKSAQYSSDGKPNLAAYKRGTGGRSSFNGIVATVFGCTGFVGRYVCNKLGKTGTQMILPYRGDFYDVARLKVCGDLGQVLFTPYHLQDDESIAKAVRYSNVVINLVGRDYETKNFKFHDVHVDGARRLARISREMGVERFIHLSYLNAEEHPTPLVMKKPSMFKISKYLGECAVREEFPTATIIRASDIYGSEDRFLRSFASVWRIHSQVMSLYKNGEATIKQPVYVSDIAQAILNAARDPDTRCQTYQGVGPKRYLLRDLVIWFYQLMRKDRDWGFRLIDMKYDPLMPLKVTLVNLISPAYPFGNLTWESLEREATTDVLVKGMPTLEDLGVTLTNMEDQVPWELKPYRAYQYYIDKIGEFPKPPPPKVQPAL, from the exons ATGGCTCCAGTAGCTTTAACAGGCCATTTGGCATCGAAAATTATAC CTAAGAATGGCTACATGAGCGTTGTTTACATCAAGTCTGCGCAGTATAGCAGTGATGGTAAGCCCAACCTGGCCGCTTATAAAAGAGGGACTGGCGGTCGCAGCAGCTTCAATGGGATCGTTGCAACTGTATTCGGCTGTACAGGATTCGTTGGTCGATATGTTTGTAACAAGTTGGGAAAAACAGGAACTCAG ATGATCTTACCATACAGAGGGGATTTTTATGATGTTGCGAGATTGAAAGTCTGTGGTGATCTTGGTCAAGTGTTGTTCACACCTTATCACTTGCAAGATGATGAATCAATTGCAAAGGCTGTGCGTTACTCGAATGTTGTGATCAACCTTGTTGGCCGTGACTATGAGACCAAAAACTTCAAGTTTCATGATGTACATGTAGACGGGGCAAGACGTCTAGCtag AATCAGCAGAGAAATGGGGGTGGAGAGATTTATCCACTTATCTTACTTAAATGCTGAGGAACATCCAACTCCCCTTGTGATGAAGAAGCCATCAATGTTCAAGATCAGCAAGTATTTGGGTGAATGTGCCGTGAGGGAAGAGTTTCCCACTGCTACTATTATAAGAGCCTCTGATATATATGGTTCCGAAGACAGATTCTTAAG GTCATTTGCGTCTGTTTGGCGTATCCATAGTCAGGTTATGTCACTTTATAAGAATGGTGAGGCCACCATCAAGCAACCAGTCTATGTGTCTGACATAGCACAGGCTATCCTAAACGCTGCCCGCGATCCTGATACCAGGTGCCAGACATATCAAGGAGTTGG aCCAAAACGTTATCTTCTGCGCGACCTCGTTATCTGGTTCTACCAGCTGATGAGAAAAGATCGGGATTGGGGATTCCGGCTCATAGATATGAAATATGATCCTCTCATGCCTCTGAAAGTGACGCTAGTTAATTTGATATCACCTGCTTATCCATTTGGAAACTTGACCTGGGAAAGCTTGGAAAga GAAGCTACTACAGATGTGCTTGTTAAAGGAATGCCTACTTTAGAGGATCTTGGAGTCACCCTCACAAACATGGAAGATCAAGTTCCATGGGAATTGAAGCCCTACCGTGCCTATCAATACTACATTGACAAGATTGGAGAGTTCCCAAAACCTCCACCTCCAAAAGTTCAACCAGCCCTTTAA
- the LOC123669913 gene encoding synembryn-A: protein MNEDEIAILSSNNTEEITRILENFLKVNDSAFTFPFLLANNRRVSLWAALFQHLQTKSSESVHVLCLTTIRLLSRDKTELEKLICEKWIVTLIEKAGLFNFVDPEETADVDMPIKEVVVEALKCLCNIAFNSEVARALCAHTSIAQGLVARLRSYKEIPFKDDIMLFDMKLLFILTALRQDIKSKIKEELHGMDYLISCLNELVIEATETQSEVAGSSNVIEDSHNCYLQENQQAIVCEILKTQFNLMLHSGSEEPVSEADEGMYLRLMPAITTLLYAHVPTQEKLMELHSNIANLLTSVPPVFYQYLTPELHDGETAQHIYDGRNMDALQALLELFEYRLSITTSTKNQYENLSPILTVLNKSSRGCRAQRKYLRQVVLPPLRDVSRPPEKGKTLRNQLCRLLTTPVTSVRDLVAEFLFILCKEKVGRMVKYTGFGNAAGHLAQKGLMGSSRGPVLYSSSSEDSDTEEYLEAQPRIDPVVGCTRPPRSNPFEGMTDEQKEHEAMKLVNLFDKMLSEGVVKPARVGPDGRPQPVDHVLELRDHPPNRPHN from the exons atgaATGAGGACGAAATAGCTATTTTAAGTAGTAATAATACTGAAGAAATTACTCGAATTTTagagaattttttaaaagtg AATGACTCAGCTTTTACATTTCCTTTCTTATTGGCGAATAATAGAAGAGTTTCGTTATGGGCTGCATTATTTCAGCATCTCCAAACAAAATCTTCAGAAAGTGTTCATGTTCTATGTTTAACTACAATACGGCTTTTGAG CCGAGACAAAACAGAACTAGAGAAATTGATCTGTGAAAAATGGATAGTAACATTAATAGAAAAAGCAGGCTTATTCAATTTCGTGGATCCAGAGGAAACAGCCGATGTTGATATGCCCATTAAAGAAGTGGTAGTTGAAGCTTTAAAATGCTTATGCAACATAGCTTTCAATAGTGAAGTGGCAAGAGCGCTTTGCGCACACACAAGTATAGCACAAGGACTAGTGGCAAGACTGCGTTCCTATAAAGAAATACCTTTCAAAGATGACATAATGCTCTTTGATATGAAGTTATTATTCATTTTGACGGCCTTGAGACaagatataaaaagtaaaataaaagaggAACTTCATGGAATGGATTATTTAATTAGCTGTCTAAATGAACTGGTTATCGAGGCTACTGAGACCCAAAGTGAGGTTGCTGGAAGCAGTAATGTTATAGAGGATTCCCATAACTGTTATCTTCAG GAAAATCAGCAAGCAATAGtatgtgaaattttaaaaactcaGTTTAACCTTATGTTACATTCTGGATCTGAGGAACCAGTGAGTGAGGCAGATGAAGGAATGTACTTAAGATTGATGCCGGCAATAACCACCTTATTATATGCACATGTGCCAACACAGGAAAAATTGATGGAGTTACATAGTAATATTGCTAATTTACTGACGAG tgTGCCGCCAGTGTTTTACCAGTATTTAACCCCAGAATTGCATGATGGAGAAACAGCGCAACATATATATGATGGGAGGAATATGGATGCTTTACAAGCATTACTGGAGCTTTTTGAATACAGACTCTCAATAACAACA agtacaaaaaatcaatatgaAAATTTGTCGCCGATTTTAACCGTTTTGAACAAAAGTTCACGTGGTTGCCGGGCTCAGCGAAAGTATTTGAGGCAGGTAGTGTTGCCACCTTTACGAGATGTGTCTAGACCACCTGAAAAGGGCAAAACACTCCGCAATCAGCTGTGCAGGCTTTTAACTACACCTGTGACATCAGTTAGAGACCTGGTTGCCGAGTTTTTATTCATTCTTTGCAAGGAAAAAG TTGGTCGTATGGTCAAGTACACAGGTTTTGGTAACGCCGCTGGTCACTTAGCACAAAAGGGTTTAATGGGCAGCAGTCGAGGACCTGTGCTCTATTCCTCCAGTAGTGAAGATTCAGATACCGAAGAGTATTTGGAAGCTCAACCACGTATTGATCCAGTTGTGGGATGCACAAGGCCTCCTAGGTCGAATCCTTTTGAGGGAATGACAGATGAACAG AAGGAGCACGAGGCGATGAAGCTGGTGAATCTCTTTGACAAGATGCTCTCTGAGGGCGTGGTGAAGCCAGCCCGCGTGGGCCCCGACGGCCGCCCTCAGCCCGTCGACCACGTGTTAGAGTTGCGAGACCACCCGCCCAACCGACCGCACAATTAA
- the LOC123670405 gene encoding spondin-1-like, whose amino-acid sequence MLLLFLICILGETTATNTTVRPSCERAPQHAQPADAYYKLSVAGDPDLFLPGELYTVSLQGVDSGQGPTPFVGFVIWAEVVGDSQNDSKNGTINTNTLAYGAFQAYDAQTKHLEECKPAVNNATAHSKTEVQVIWSAPSIVVDSCVRLCARASHVEGTKTSILARKICPAPTGTANLSRQPPIIEPCCACDEAKYEVTFEGLWSRNTHPREFPPESAHAHFGDVIGASHTAQYRVWQEGRVASNGLRRLADDGTTTALEKELKAESDHIRTIIKARGISWQQVAGGGIPTTFAVFRVDAKNHLVSLASKLAPSPDWIVGVSALELCNANCTWRRSATLPLYPYDAGTDNGINYTSLRSPTIPPTPVRALRPDWPRDVRSPFFNPNGEMRPFARLRLNRLRLYEKSCEVIESGGLQPTDGMVSGAGGSCATHAWEPWGPCSVTCGTGRAARQRHYVGPARAKADACRTALTDYRPCHGPRLHCRVQSDYEPEAAESTGPCALSAWSAWSPCAGCGVRARTRHYLAPRAHKRCSVGFRARAPLSQAMPCDAGPCYKPTGELANATNYDWFFIDNPRSECPITSWGNWSPCSTRCGRGRRIRTRLYVSRDSRVQRQLTKRLLRDWNMRFAELQNIELPYENITSDDPTVDALVQEHLDRCQFTMTQQEALCDGDDSSCENETISQDVCKLPVSVGPCRGYEERWFFDTTRGACEPFGYTGCGGNANNFKTREGCQRVCTALNDTDTAVTSSLENITKRIKATPSTEDNEVMANDSPGSDTSCETGPWLGWSECFGDCEFAVKLNYRHVLRPGSGVSKSCHKVVKSRICKPAHCRRLLLAFANSSDTYQEERDDK is encoded by the exons ATGTTACTACTCTTTTTGATATGTATTCTGGGAGAAACGACGGCAACAAATACGACGGTTAGACCTTCTTGTGAGCGAGCACCACAACACGCTCAGCCAGCCGATGCTTACTACAAGTTAAGTGTTGCTGGCGATCCCGATCTATTCCTGCCAGGAGAGCTATATACTG tgtCTTTGCAAGGAGTGGATAGTGGACAAGGACCAACACCATTTGTGGGGTTTGTGATATGGGCCGAAGTGGTGGGAGATTCACAGAACGATAGTAAAAACGGTACtattaatacaaatactttGGCGTACGGAGCCTTTCAAGCATATGATGCACAAACTAAGCACCTCGAGGAATGCAAACCAGCGGTCAATAACGCCACAGCACACTCAAAAACGGAAGTTCAA GTGATATGGAGCGCTCCATCAATCGTAGTTGATTCCTGCGTCCGGCTTTGTGCACGCGCATCTCACGTAGAAGGAACTAAAACTTCTATATTAGCTCGGAAAATATGTCCTGCTCCAACTGGAACTGCTAATCTTAGCCGACAACCACCAATAATTGAACCTTGTTGTGCTTGTGATGAGGCCAAATATGAA GTTACATTTGAAGGTCTATGGAGTCGTAACACACATCCTCGCGAGTTTCCTCCAGAAAGTGCTCATGCACATTTTGGTGACGTAATCGGTGCATCGCACACCGCACAGTATCGAGTATGGCAGGAAGGTAGAGTTGCCAGTAATGGTTTACGACGCTTAGCAGACGATGGTACTACAACTGCGCTTGAGAAGGAACTTAAAGCAGAG AGTGATCACATTCGTACGATTATAAAAGCTCGAGGTATTTCATGGCAACAAGTTGCTGGAGGTGGCATTCCTACCACTTTTGCGGTGTTCCGAGTGGACGCTAAAAATCATCTTGtatctttggcttcaaaattaGCTCCGTCTCCAGATTGGATTGTGGGTGTATCAGCGCTAGAGTTATGTAACGCAAATTGCACTTGGAGACGATCTGCAACTTTACCGCTCTATCCGTACGATGCTGGAACAGATAATGGCATTAATTACACA TCACTACGTAGCCCAACGATTCCACCCACTCCAGTAAGAGCGCTTCGACCAGACTGGCCTCGAGATGTTCGATCTCCATTCTTTAACCCTAACGGCGAAATGCGGCCGTTTGCTCGACTTAGATTGAATAGACTACGACTTTACGAAAAAAGCTGTGAAGTTATAG aatCTGGTGGGTTGCAACCAACGGATGGGATGGTGAGTGGAGCGGGTGGGTCGTGTGCCACCCACGCGTGGGAGCCGTGGGGCCCGTGTAGTGTAACGTGTGGGACGGGCCGCGCCGCGCGCCAACGGCACTACGTAGGGCCTGCACGGGCTAAAGCCGACGCCTGTCGTACTGCACTTACCGACTACCGCCCTTGCCATGGACCGAGACTTCATTGCAG AGTGCAGTCGGACTACGAGCCGGAAGCGGCGGAGTCGACGGGCCCGTGCGCGTTGTCCGCGTGGTCCGCGTGGTCGCCGTGCGCGGGATGCGGCGTGCGCGCGCGCACCCGCCACTACCTGGCGCCGCGCGCGCACAAGCGCTGCAGCGTGGGCTTCCGCGCACGCGCGCCTTTGAGCCAGGCGATGCCTTGCGACGCCGGCCCTTGCTACAA ACCTACGGGGGAGTTAGCTAACGCTACAAACTACGATTGGTTTTTTATA GATAACCCTCGATCAGAGTGTCCGATAACGTCATGGGGTAACTGGTCTCCGTGCTCAACGCGTTGCGGGCGAGGTCGTCGTATACGCACACGACTCTACGTGTCACGTGATTCCCGCGTACAGAGGCAACTAACAAAGCGTTTGTTAAGAGACTGGAATATGCGATTTGCTGAACTGCAAAATATT GAGCTTCCGTATGAAAATATAACAAGTGATGATCCGACAGTCGACGCTCTAGTACAGGAACACTTAGATCGTTGTCAATTCACAATGACGCAGCAAGAAGCGCTCTGCGATGGAGACGACAGCTCGTGCGAGAATGAAACCATATCACAAG ACGTTTGCAAGTTGCCGGTATCTGTGGGTCCTTGTCGCGGATACGAAGAGCGATGGTTCTTTGATACTACTCGAGGAGCTTGCGAACCATTCGGTTATACGGGTTGCGGGGGCAACGCCAATAATTTCAAGACTAGGGAGGGCTGTCAGCGCGTTTGTACTGCGTTGAATGATACGGATACCGCTG TAACATCATCATTAGAAAATATAACGAAGAGAATAAAAGCGACTCCTTCGACTGAAGACAACGAGGTAATGGCGAACGATTCTCCCGGATCTG ATACAAGTTGCGAGACGGGTCCTTGGCTCGGCTGGAGCGAGTGTTTCGGTGATTGCGAGTTTGCCGTCAAACTAAACTACCGACATGTACTG CGACCCGGTTCTGGAGTAAGTAAGTCTTGCCATAAAGTTGTAAAAAGTCGTATATGTAAGCCCGCCCACTGCAGACGGCTTCTTTTAGCCTTCGCCAACTCTTCCGATACTTACCAAGAAGAGCGCGATGACAAGTAA